In a single window of the Myxococcaceae bacterium genome:
- the tnpA gene encoding IS200/IS605 family transposase, with product MHFVFSTKNRHGFIVELIRNDLYAYLAAIAHGEGANVYEIGGIEDHVHILLGLPRTMAAATMAEKLKSNSSKWFKTKRADFATFAWQQGYGVFSVSQSQLTVVRQYIQKQKEHHRNIKPKDELRVLLAKHRISFDEKDL from the coding sequence GTGCATTTTGTTTTTTCAACCAAAAATAGGCACGGTTTTATTGTGGAATTGATTAGAAATGATTTGTACGCCTATCTTGCAGCGATCGCTCATGGAGAGGGGGCGAATGTCTATGAAATCGGAGGCATTGAAGATCATGTTCATATTCTTTTAGGCCTGCCCAGAACCATGGCCGCCGCGACGATGGCAGAAAAGTTGAAGTCAAATTCCTCCAAATGGTTCAAGACCAAGCGGGCGGATTTTGCGACCTTTGCCTGGCAGCAAGGTTATGGTGTGTTTTCCGTTAGCCAATCTCAACTGACAGTGGTTCGTCAATATATTCAAAAACAAAAAGAGCACCATCGTAACATAAAGCCTAAGGATGAGCTGAGAGTGCTTCTAGCAAAACATCGTATTTCTTTTGATGAAAAAGATCTTTAG